Part of the Leishmania infantum JPCM5 genome chromosome 20 genome is shown below.
TTACACATTTAGCTGGTGTGCAGGGCGTGCCCATCAGAGATGGCAGCTCTGCTGCGTTGAGAGCCCACCCCTTCCTTCCCGGCCCCTTCACTTCGCTCTCTTCGCCTGCCCCCTCTTTGACCCTCTCTCACCGCTCTTGAGTTGACTACCGAAAgagcgccacacacacacacacacaaatacaaATACGACAGCACAATAaaacgcgaaaaaaaaataaacaGAAAGGCAGCAGAGTAAcggagcagcaccagctgcgcctcatGTGACACAGAAACGCACATCATACCCCTTCCTGGTGAACTTGGCGAGTCTCCTACACGGAGCGCATACGCACGTGTCTCACGCTCTATCTTCTTCTCTGTAGTTGCTCGCCGCCAGACCCAAATATATCAGCCGAAGGGAGGCGGAATGGGCTGCGGTTCTAGTGCGCCAAAGGCCGATACATCGGCCTCCACTGAAGAGGTGAGGGCCCTCTCCGTTGACATGAAGACGCACTTCGCCAACATCGACCCGGAGGTGCTCGGCCCTCACAAGGAGAGTGCGAAGGCAAAGCTGGCCTTCATGTACGGCAAGACGGCGAATATCTTCCTGCTGACCACCGAGCCCTTCCACAAACCGCACCATCAaccgaagccggagggcgaAGAGCACGCCCCTGAGGACGACGAGAAGCAGGCGtcagcggtggaggagatTCGCTGGACCCTTTTCAACGACGGCAAGAGCGACGCCACGGTAGAGGCGACCTTCTTCCGTGCCGAGGCGCTACGcccggcgcgtgcgcacgggGCTGCCGAAGACGCGGAGAGTCCCGTGAAGCTCGAGTTCTCCGATGGCGGTTGCGTGAAAGCGAAGGTGTCCGTGCCAGCAGGTGCCACCGTGGCCTTCGTGGAGGGTCCCATCAAGGGGTACATGTGGAAGTGCATGGTGCTCGACCCCAAGACGAGCAGATTCGAGCCTGCCCTAGCGGCAGAGTGAGCCGGAGCTGCGCCCTCTGTTCTTCCTCAACCTTTCCTTACCTTCCCCCCGCAGCTCACGCTGTGacgggtgcgcgcgcgcggcggaggagagtGCAGTCGTAGCGCGTCGCACGTTTCATTGCTACCCACAGATGCGGCAAGCGACGCTCGCTTATCCTTTCCACTCCCCTTCCCTGTCGTTCATCTTCTCTACATGGTCGCGGATGTAATCGGCGACGTCTGGCAGGCATTGGCGtacgtgtgcatgcgtgtatgCTTTACCTGCCGCTGTACCAGTTTCGGTCGGGCTGCGCCTACGCGCAAGTACCTCTGTTGCCCCTTTCTTCTGCTCCTCATTTTAGCCCTTTTTTCTCCGActcccttccccacccctcgtGACGTGTGGACCCCGCTCAGTGCGCCGTATCTCAGGGTCCACTACCCACGCACTGTGTGGtgaagccaagcagccctccccagccctatcccctgccggATGCagaaccacctctggtggtgacacggccaggccctggatggcgttgcgttggagcgacctgcgacagtgggTCAGCGTacacgtctgcgccatccacgtgacaggcagagcgtcagcgtgacGCGAGCGCatatcccacccccggccctcgcgcTGCCTACAGCGGTGTGGGGGAGGCCTGAGGCACCCCGAGGGGAGGATGCACCAggcggcgaccggcatgatgcgggagcggcggtgaggcgacctgcggagCGAGAGGTGTGTGGGCAGAGTTCGAGGCAgggggccgtgctcttcGACGACTGAGTCGGTGCAGCACCCTAGCGCGTGCCCACCCCTGCTTCGCGCCACGCGCGATGTGGAGCCTGCGACGGGCGAAGGGCAAGGGAGGGGGTTCGAGTGGCGTCGAACTCACGTTGTTTCTTGgccctttcttctctcttgccccTGTGATCTTTTTCATCTTTGGTTGTTCTGTGCCGTCTTCtcaacgcagcagcagcagcagcggcagcagcaggacaCGTGGAGCTGGACGTTTCATGCGTGCAGCTGGCAACTTCTCTACTCCCTTGCTCTCTGTTTGTCCTCGCCTGTGTTTTCTTCTTGTGTGGTACCGCCCCCGACTCGTTTGTGTCGGACTTTGTCTTCTCCGTTCGTGTCGGGTGACTCCATGGACTCTTGTGTTCTTTCCTTCGGGTGGTGGGTGGCTTCTATGTAGACGTATCGCCGCGTGAAGGAGCGCAGGTGTGGGCGTGCCTTGATGTCTTTGCACGCCTCTTTCAGTGCTCGGTGGCGGTTGCCTGCACTTCGGCGTCTCTCTGTCGTCCTCTGCCCTCTCCTTTATCTGCTCCCTCCGTCGCTTTTCTGTTCACATGCGCCTCGGTGTCGCTTGCGTACACCGCTTCGACCGAGCTGTTGGGTGACCGCCCAACGTTGCGGATCGAGATATGTGCGCATGCGGAGAGGCGCGGGTGACCTCGtcttcgcctctctctttacTTGCCCCTCGGTTTCTCTCGCGAAGTGTCACCAAACAGCACCAACAGGACTGCCACCCCCGATCACCACTTCGTTGGCCATACCATGCAGCGGTTATCGTGGCCACGCCCCCGCAccgtcctttttttttttcgtgtcaCTTCGTTCGGCTCCTTTCATGTGCATACATCGAGGGGGGTGGAGAGCCCTTGCGATTCTATCAgctgcacaggcacacgcacacaggcactcTCCGATGTGCATATCTCAAGCGCAGTATGAGGTATATGTGTATACGTCCTCTCTCACCCTctctgtgtacgtgtgtgagTGCTTGCCTATGAGTGTGGATAGGAAGGGGTAGAGAAAAGTGGGGAGCCGGCTCCCCACTTTTCTCTTTGGTCTCGGTCCTTTTTCCCACTGGGGAGTCTCCGCTGCTATGAAACTCCTTTCCCCTCCGTACCGTTCTCTACCTGTCCTATTTTCTCGTCCTGTCCCAGCGTTCATCGCATCGACCTCCCCCTTGTTCCCTCagcccgcctctctctccaggGTCATGGTGCGCAGAAACACGCATACGCAGGCAAGCCCCGCTCGCGGGTGCAACCCTCCCTTCGAGGCTGATCATCGACGGCGGGCCCTTTTTGGCTGTATGCTTGTGCGTCGAGGCCTCGGTCCTTAgcccctttcctctctcttgcaaCTCACGAAGTCGGAGGCTTCGTCATGCAGACCCGTCCGCGTGCACGGTGTGCGGGGAGAGgatggcgtgtgtgtgtcggtctTTAGCTACCGCAACTCACGCTTCAGTCTCAGGAACAAGAACACAAACGAAATGAGCAAGACCGACCGTTGTCGGATTTGCCCGCTCACTTCTCCCTTCATGCATCCGTGTATTCTCACCCGctatcgctgctgctcctctttcTTACCTCCCCTGTCTTTCTTGGCCGCTCGATCTCCCGCTGTTCTACCTACTCAGTAGTCTGtcgcgcaaacacacacacacacacacacacacacacacacacacacacagccatGGGGAACAAGCAGTCGCATGCTCAGGGTGAGTTCCGCTACAGCGGGCCCACCGATTTCCCCTACGATGAGAAGGTTCCGCTGTTTGAGGAGAAGAACGGCCTTCTCTTCCGCCTTGTGAACAACCAGAATAGTTCCTGGGCCTTCTACAACGACTGTAAGAGGTTCGAGTTCCACGTGAAGGTGACGTTTGGCTCCAACTCGCGCAACCTCCAGGCGTTAGGCAACACGTACCTCGCCGAGGACCCTGATGGCGGCTGGGTGGCCAAGACGATTGTGTACCCGGGCAATACGGAGCCCTTCATCCAGGGTGAAGTGGTCGGCTTCAATTCGGTGGTGAACGCCGTGCTGCTGACGACGGAGTACAAGGAGCGCcgcaaggaggagaagagggcagcCAAGAAGGCTGCAAAGGAGGCTGAGAACGGCGACGagctcggcagcagcacgcggtAGGCAAGTGCAatagagaaaaaaaacgctcAAAAACGCTAACACGGGAATCGAAGAGGGCTCAGCCAAAATGCGTGGGGTccagagcgagcgagcgagatgGACGTGATGCGGCGAGTGGGGGAGCGCAGGAAAAAACTGACGCCCCCGCACAGACGTATGCGAAAGGGACAGAAGAAGATCTCCTgaggagaagcgcacacaggcacacacacacacacacacacacacaaacacaccgGTGTACTCGTTTGTAGACCGTGAGTGACCGCTTGTGTATaagcgcgtgtgtgtgcccttgcgtgtatctgtgtgcgtCTTCTGCGACTAGACTTGTCGAAATatctcttccttctttttttcgtcttcTTTCTTGGCATGCGCGTTGAGCATACGCAAccttccttcctctctccttctcaacccctccgccccccaccccgtGTTTCTTCCTCTGCGCAGCAGGCCCccatctcttctctccccgcTTTCTTTCTAACGGCCTTGCaagaagaaggaagagagatgTGCCTTCgagtctttttttttgtatcGATTCCCTGTTTTGGTTTTCTTGTGATCCTCTGTTGCCCCCTGCTGCATATAACGCATGTGTATGGGCGCGCTGTGCGTCTACACGCCGCCTCACACCTCTTGGTTGTTCGTTGGTttggcccccctcccctcccaccttttcccctcttccttgccTCTGTCTTATGAActcttcatttttttttggtttcaCTTGTGACACCCCTACCCCTTCACTGTCCAAAGGAGGAAAGCGAAGGAAAGCCTCTGCcactcctcttcccttctcaTACACCAACAACACCACGCAGCAcctcacagacacacagatATTGCATAGAGGTAGCCCTGTCGCcccgctcccccctcctcctaaCGCCaccactcccctccccttcacACACCctacgcacgcgcaggtgaTGCTGCGGCCATTATGATGGTGTGATGACGAGACGGCGACATCTTTCATTGTTGTGTCACCCTCCTTTTTCCACTTCTATTTCATCTTGCTTCCAATTCGAAAACAATCagagaacacacacacacacacacacacacgtacacaaaAGAAAGAGCCCGTCCACTGAGCGAGGGGGGAGCTGAGGGAAGGGTGTGTGCAAACGCGCTCACACCCACGCTTCTTTTCTGTCTCATCAggcacccccttcctctccgttGGTGCTGCAGCCTGCATCGCCGATTCTTTgtatattttttttttcttgtgaAGTGTGCACCCGTGCAAACCTTTGTATgcatgtgcttgtgtgtagCGGTGTCTCTGAAtcggtgtttgtgtgcgtgtgcgtctctcaTTACGCCGTGGCCCTCccgtctcccctccctccgtttTCTCGCTTTGCGAGTTTGTTTGGCATGCTCCGcgtccgtttttttttttgttgttgtgccCTCCCCCGACTGCCACGTCGATCATAGacgagaaaaagaaaaaaaaacgaaagaggaATGGGACAACAAACAAACAGCGCGAACGCAGCAAAGTAAAGGATTaaaggggaaaaaaagagacacacacacacgcacacacgtatgcatgcatgtgtgtgtgcgtgtgtgtgtcttgctGTGCGCGTTGATACATGTTTGTTCAGCTCTTgctgtctccctccctcttcccctaAGTGTATGTTTCTTCCCCACCCCGTCACCTTTGCTCTCTCCAGTgttcccccttctttttttttttccgccttTCCTTCGTTCTTTTCGTTTGGC
Proteins encoded:
- a CDS encoding calpain-like cysteine peptidase, Clan CA, family C2 translates to MGNKQSHAQGEFRYSGPTDFPYDEKVPLFEEKNGLLFRLVNNQNSSWAFYNDCKRFEFHVKVTFGSNSRNLQALGNTYLAEDPDGGWVAKTIVYPGNTEPFIQGEVVGFNSVVNAVLLTTEYKERRKEEKRAAKKAAKEAENGDELGSSTR